From one Acidobacteriota bacterium genomic stretch:
- a CDS encoding MinD/ParA family protein, giving the protein MTAQPVTLVVLSTDLENFNDIRAAMASDPRARILSGGNDVEQVFEEVSRHKPSAAIINLGRNAEQAIGLIRRLTAECPGTAVISAARETSADLILQSLRSGAKEFLRLPVDPDELRTVIDRICDYRQGREETKQRGRMTAVFSSKGGCGASFIAANLAASAPARTVLVDLNLEAGDLPLFLGLNPKHSIADLVERHGRIDERVVAAFVTPHSDGLHLLAAPREVDPVEKIRPEHVLEALERLTESYDHVVLDPQHTFDPITLTALDQADEIVLVLSLDLAAIRSARRSLQIFDRVGYPRSKVRVVVNRWSKRVDLGLAQVEEFLEEPVFGSILSDYEVVVGSINMGTPLVLSNPRSKIAREIHRISRALWTETAPGGGDKPKRSWNFFLKR; this is encoded by the coding sequence ATGACAGCCCAACCCGTCACCCTGGTGGTACTGAGCACCGATCTCGAAAACTTCAACGACATCCGCGCGGCCATGGCCTCCGACCCGCGGGCGCGGATCCTCTCCGGGGGCAACGACGTCGAACAGGTGTTTGAAGAGGTGTCGCGGCACAAGCCCTCGGCCGCCATCATCAACCTGGGCCGGAACGCCGAACAGGCCATCGGGCTGATCCGGCGCCTGACGGCCGAGTGCCCGGGCACGGCCGTCATCTCCGCGGCCCGGGAGACCTCGGCGGACCTGATCCTCCAGAGCCTGCGCTCGGGGGCGAAGGAATTCCTCAGGCTGCCCGTGGACCCGGACGAGCTCAGGACGGTGATCGACCGGATCTGCGACTACCGTCAGGGGCGGGAGGAAACGAAGCAGCGGGGGCGCATGACGGCGGTGTTTTCGAGCAAGGGGGGGTGCGGCGCCTCCTTCATAGCCGCCAACCTCGCCGCTTCCGCCCCCGCGCGCACGGTGCTGGTCGACCTCAACCTGGAGGCGGGGGATCTGCCGCTCTTTCTCGGGCTGAACCCCAAGCATTCGATCGCCGATCTGGTGGAGCGGCACGGCCGCATCGACGAGCGCGTCGTGGCCGCCTTCGTCACCCCCCATTCGGACGGCCTGCATCTGCTGGCCGCGCCCAGGGAGGTGGACCCCGTAGAGAAGATCCGGCCGGAGCATGTCCTGGAGGCGCTCGAGCGGCTGACGGAGTCCTACGACCACGTGGTCCTCGACCCGCAGCACACCTTCGACCCCATAACCCTCACGGCGCTGGACCAGGCCGACGAAATCGTGCTCGTGCTGTCGCTCGACCTGGCCGCCATCCGCAGCGCCAGGCGGTCGCTGCAGATTTTCGACCGGGTGGGCTACCCGCGCTCGAAGGTCCGGGTCGTCGTCAACCGGTGGAGCAAAAGGGTCGATCTCGGGCTGGCCCAGGTGGAGGAGTTTCTCGAAGAACCGGTTTTCGGGTCGATCCTGAGCGACTACGAGGTGGTGGTCGGGTCCATCAACATGGGGACCCCGCTCGTGCTGTCCAACCCCAGGTCGAAGATCGCCCGGGAAATTCACCGGATCTCCCGGGCGCTCTGGACCGAAACCGCCCCGGGGGGGGGAGACAAACCGAAGCGGTCCTGGAACTTCTTCCTGAAGCGTTAG
- a CDS encoding aldehyde ferredoxin oxidoreductase, with protein sequence MAKILRINLSTHASATEEVPEAYRNLGGRGLSACILQHEVPATCDPLGPENKLIWAPGILAGTPFPCSGRLSVGAKSPMTGGVKEANTGGSMAQKLARLGLKAVIFEGQAREPVSVKITADGVSFSSGAAYMGLGCYAIVEKLKSEYGDKVSVACTGPAGDQQLLAASIQFTTPDFHIRIAARGGLGAVMGSKKLKTVVVDDTGSNQVEIKDKAGLKANVGALSREILANPFVQLQRRFGTPVIFMNTQTAGALPTRNFSQGQWEKAENLSAERMEEIVQGRPNGTMTHHCMNGCIVSCSNVYTDEKGELISSGIEYESIALLGPNCLIDDFDTVARLNRACNDVGIDTMDAGSALAVAMEGGLLPWGDGAAAIRLIEGIARGEENSRIIGCGVKVTGEMLGVRRVPHVKGQGLSAYDPRILKGTGVTFATSPQGADHTAGIVLPGPWDPEYSPVQPTEQARRSRFMQEWMAAIDTLGICMMIGMTMRETPGLDKKLAASVSALLGEELGDGYVLELGRSVLDIERRFNKAAGFTEKDDRLPEFFLEEPFGPGAQVFDVSEAEIDTVHPQ encoded by the coding sequence ATGGCTAAGATACTGAGAATCAACCTGTCGACGCACGCCTCGGCCACCGAAGAGGTGCCCGAAGCCTACCGCAACCTGGGCGGCCGGGGGCTCTCCGCCTGCATCCTGCAGCACGAGGTTCCCGCAACCTGCGATCCCCTGGGCCCCGAAAACAAGCTGATCTGGGCCCCGGGAATTCTGGCGGGTACCCCCTTCCCGTGCAGCGGCAGGCTCTCCGTCGGCGCCAAGAGCCCGATGACGGGGGGCGTCAAGGAGGCGAACACCGGCGGTTCCATGGCCCAGAAGCTGGCCCGGCTGGGGCTGAAGGCCGTCATCTTCGAGGGGCAGGCCCGGGAGCCCGTCTCGGTCAAGATCACGGCCGACGGCGTGAGCTTCTCCTCCGGCGCGGCCTACATGGGTCTGGGCTGCTACGCCATCGTCGAAAAACTCAAGAGCGAATACGGGGACAAGGTCTCGGTCGCCTGCACCGGACCGGCGGGGGACCAGCAGCTGCTGGCCGCCTCCATCCAGTTCACGACCCCCGATTTCCACATCCGGATAGCGGCCCGCGGCGGGCTGGGCGCCGTCATGGGTTCGAAGAAGCTGAAGACCGTGGTCGTGGACGACACGGGATCGAACCAGGTCGAGATCAAGGACAAGGCCGGGCTGAAGGCGAACGTGGGGGCCCTCTCCAGGGAGATCCTGGCGAATCCCTTCGTGCAACTGCAGCGGCGCTTCGGGACCCCGGTGATCTTCATGAACACCCAGACCGCGGGCGCCCTCCCCACCAGGAACTTCTCCCAGGGGCAGTGGGAGAAGGCGGAAAACCTGTCGGCCGAGCGGATGGAGGAGATCGTCCAGGGCAGGCCGAACGGGACGATGACGCACCACTGCATGAACGGCTGCATCGTCAGCTGCTCCAACGTCTACACCGACGAGAAAGGGGAGCTGATCTCCTCCGGGATCGAGTATGAATCGATCGCCCTGCTCGGCCCGAACTGCCTGATCGACGATTTCGACACCGTCGCCCGCCTCAACCGGGCCTGTAACGACGTCGGGATCGACACCATGGACGCTGGCAGCGCCCTGGCGGTGGCGATGGAAGGGGGGCTGCTCCCCTGGGGTGACGGTGCGGCGGCGATCCGGCTGATCGAGGGGATCGCCCGGGGCGAGGAAAACAGCAGGATCATAGGGTGCGGGGTCAAGGTGACGGGCGAAATGCTCGGGGTGCGGAGAGTGCCTCACGTCAAGGGGCAGGGGCTGTCGGCCTACGACCCCAGGATCCTGAAAGGGACCGGGGTGACCTTCGCCACCTCCCCCCAGGGGGCCGACCATACCGCGGGGATCGTTCTCCCCGGTCCCTGGGACCCGGAGTACAGCCCGGTCCAGCCCACCGAGCAGGCGCGCCGCTCCCGTTTCATGCAGGAATGGATGGCCGCCATCGACACCCTCGGCATCTGCATGATGATCGGGATGACGATGAGGGAGACCCCGGGACTCGATAAAAAACTCGCCGCCAGTGTCTCCGCCCTCCTCGGGGAGGAACTCGGCGACGGGTACGTCCTCGAACTCGGCCGATCGGTGCTCGATATCGAGCGCCGGTTCAACAAGGCCGCCGGGTTCACCGAAAAGGACGACCGGCTGCCGGAGTTTTTCCTGGAGGAGCCGTTCGGCCCCGGCGCCCAGGTCTTCGACGTCTCGGAGGCCGAGATCGACACCGTGCATCCGCAATAG
- a CDS encoding DUF169 domain-containing protein, protein MKNRYTRREALELGLGAVALGVSGTAVAAVQPPARKAPAAGKAAPGLGEFNRYGEELETALLLRTSPIAVKMLEKEADIPQGAFRPSRDGKIHLAQCQAFGMSRREGKTVAMLKEDHWCPTALMAYGMVPQPKSQGAWMESYRSFETGRYVGVLTAPLRSASFVPDVVMVYLNPAQLRGLLLPMMMAGSAEVDTHLFLPSCGHAVVDPMVTGKYCVVLPDPGEYQRALTAEEEVIFAAPREKVAPLMASLKPGGRLYSHRDQYMSMQPDFEQPQFYKDMFKSWGLGQE, encoded by the coding sequence GTGAAAAACAGGTATACGAGAAGGGAAGCTCTGGAACTGGGATTGGGGGCCGTGGCCCTGGGTGTGTCCGGCACGGCGGTGGCCGCCGTCCAGCCCCCGGCGAGGAAGGCGCCGGCGGCCGGAAAGGCGGCGCCCGGGCTCGGCGAGTTCAACCGGTACGGGGAGGAGCTGGAAACGGCGCTCCTGCTCCGCACGTCCCCCATCGCCGTCAAGATGCTGGAAAAAGAGGCCGACATCCCCCAGGGAGCGTTCCGCCCCAGCCGGGACGGGAAGATTCACCTCGCCCAGTGCCAGGCCTTCGGGATGTCGCGGCGGGAGGGGAAGACGGTGGCCATGCTCAAGGAAGACCACTGGTGCCCGACGGCCCTCATGGCCTACGGGATGGTGCCGCAACCCAAGTCCCAGGGGGCCTGGATGGAATCGTACCGGAGCTTCGAGACCGGCCGGTATGTCGGCGTGCTCACCGCGCCCCTCAGGAGCGCGTCCTTCGTCCCCGACGTGGTGATGGTCTATCTCAATCCCGCACAGCTGCGGGGGCTGCTCCTGCCGATGATGATGGCGGGTTCGGCGGAGGTCGATACCCACCTGTTTCTCCCCTCCTGCGGGCACGCGGTCGTCGATCCCATGGTGACGGGCAAATACTGCGTGGTGCTCCCCGACCCGGGAGAGTACCAGCGGGCCCTGACGGCCGAGGAGGAGGTCATCTTCGCCGCGCCGAGGGAGAAGGTGGCGCCGCTCATGGCCAGCCTGAAGCCGGGCGGCCGGCTCTACTCCCACCGGGACCAGTACATGTCGATGCAGCCCGACTTCGAGCAGCCGCAGTTCTACAAGGACATGTTCAAGAGCTGGGGGCTCGGCCAGGAATAA
- the htpX gene encoding zinc metalloprotease HtpX has product MNTTRTFFLMFLLTVLFVVIGGALGGRSGALLALVVAAGMNFFSYWFSDKLILKRYSAGRVGPESRLHRIVADLSQKAGLPMPQVYVIPEANPNAFATGRNPAHAAVAATEGILGILDDDELAAVMAHELAHVKHRDILTGTIAATFAGAIAMLGQFARFGVGSSDRRNNPLGSLLVVVGAPLGAMLIRMAVSRVREYAADEGGAEISGKPRALASALAKLHQGVQVRPLTHGNPAHSHMFIMNPFFGGLQKLFSTHPPVEERIRRLRLLAGA; this is encoded by the coding sequence ATGAACACCACGCGTACGTTTTTCCTTATGTTTCTGCTGACGGTCCTTTTTGTCGTCATCGGGGGGGCGCTGGGGGGAAGAAGCGGGGCCCTGCTGGCCCTCGTCGTCGCCGCGGGGATGAATTTCTTCTCCTACTGGTTCAGCGACAAGCTGATCCTGAAGCGCTACTCGGCCGGCCGGGTCGGGCCGGAGAGCCGCCTCCACCGCATCGTCGCGGACCTGTCGCAAAAGGCCGGGCTGCCCATGCCGCAGGTCTACGTCATTCCCGAGGCCAACCCCAACGCCTTTGCGACCGGCCGCAACCCCGCCCACGCGGCGGTCGCGGCCACCGAGGGGATCCTGGGGATCCTGGACGACGACGAGCTGGCCGCCGTCATGGCGCACGAGCTGGCGCACGTGAAGCACCGGGACATCCTCACCGGGACCATCGCCGCCACCTTCGCGGGCGCCATCGCCATGCTCGGGCAGTTCGCGCGCTTCGGGGTAGGGAGTTCGGACCGGAGGAACAACCCCCTGGGGTCGCTCCTGGTAGTGGTCGGCGCGCCCCTGGGCGCCATGCTGATCCGCATGGCGGTATCACGGGTGAGGGAATATGCCGCGGACGAAGGGGGGGCGGAGATCAGCGGCAAGCCGCGGGCGCTGGCATCGGCGCTCGCCAAGCTCCATCAGGGGGTCCAGGTCCGCCCCCTGACGCACGGCAACCCCGCGCACTCCCACATGTTCATCATGAACCCCTTCTTCGGGGGGCTGCAGAAGCTCTTTTCCACCCACCCCCCCGTGGAGGAGCGGATCCGGCGCCTGCGCCTGCTCGCGGGAGCGTAA